GCTCGGTCGAGGACACGCTCTCGCCGGGCGGCTTCAAGCAGTATCGGCTCACCGACATCGCCGCGGGCGCCGCGAACGGCTTCATCCGGGCAGAACGGGTCTCCGGGACCGGGCCCTACTACGCCTACGCGGTCATCAACGACAACGTGACGTCCGACGGCTCTTTCGTGACACCGCTCGTGGAGAGCTCGCTCCTGAGCCGCGCGGGCCTCACGCTCCCCGTCGTGGTCGAGACGAGCAGCTTTTCCACCGAGATCGTCCTCACGAACTTCTCGAACACCTCGAAGCAGGTCGCGCTCGCCTACGTCTCCGATATCGTGAGCACGGCCGACAAGACGGCCACGTTCACGCTGACCGTCGCCCCGGGACAGCAGAGGATCCTGCCCGCGTACGTGCAGCTCCTGCGGGACAACGGCGTCCCCGGGATCGGCCCCGCGGGCCCCACGTACACGGGGTCGCTCTTCGCCACGGTCGCCGGCGGCGACGTGGGCGGGCTCTTTCTCGGCGCCCGCACGTCGAATCCCGGTGGCGGCGGCCGATACGGACTCTTCTACGCCGCGCGTCCGTTCGGCACCGCGGTCACGACGGAGGCCTGGCTCTACGGCCTTCAGCAGAACGCGGAGAACCGGACGAATCTCGCGCTGATCTCGACCGGAGAGGTCGATGCGAACCCCATCACGCTTCGCGTCGAGATCTTCGACGGCGCCAGCGGCAGCAAGGTCGCCACGATCGAAGGGGATCCGGCGACGACTCTCGCACGGCGCGGCTTCAAGCAGATCGGCGCCATCCTGAACCAGTACGCCCCCGGCGTCACCCAGGCCTACGCGCGTGTCACCCGGACGGGCGGCCAGAACGGCTTCATCGTCTACGCCGTCGTGAACGACGGCGGGAATCCCGGGGAGCGGAGCGGCGACGGCGCCTTCGTCGCGCTGGACACGCCGACTGCGGTGAGCGCCACGTTCGCCGGCACGTGGCGGAACACCACGTTCGGCAGCACGGGCAGCGCCTCGATCACGATCACCGGCGACGCCTACACCCAGACCTACTCCGGCACCTCCGGCATGGGCGGCAACGTGTTCGGCGGCGCGCCGCCGCCGCCCGAGATCTACGCGAACATCTTCACGCCGGCCGGCGGAACGTTCACGACGCACTCGAGCTTCTACGGCGACGTCACCATGACCGTGCTGCCGGACGGGACGTTCACGCTGACCGCGGAGAACATCCCGAACGCGAACGTGAGCCGCGCGACGTGTTCAGGGACGATCACGCCGCCGGGGCCGAACGCCCAGACCATTGCCGCCACCGGGACGATCTTCTTTCGCGCCGGAGGCAGCGCGAGCACGGTGACCACGCTGACCCGGCAGCCGTGAGGCTTCTCGGCGACGTGTGGATAATCACGGCGTGCATGGGCGGGGCGCCTTCGAGCGGGCGATGGGGACACGGGAGCCGGAGAAGGCGCCATGAGCTTCTCGCGCGGACTGAAGCTCGCGGGTTTCGCGCGCCGGCACCTCGGCCGCATGGCTCGGGGACGCCGCGAGGTCACGAGGCACCTTTCCGCGCCCGGCGCCGGCAACCTCCCGATGCCGACGTTCGTCCAGCTCCGCGTCACGAACCTCTGCAACCTCCGTTGCAAGATGTGCGGACAGTGGGGAGACACGGGAATCTACCGCGCGGGCGCCGACGTGGGGGTGTCCGACGGCGAACGGGAGAGGAACCGGATCCGTGAGCTGATCGGGCTGAGCCGCCAGATGGCACTCGCCGACTACGTCCGCCTCCTGGACGAGCTCGCACCCTCGCAACCCATCATCAGCCTGTTCGGCGGCGAGCCGCTGCTGTACCCCGACATCCTGCCGCTCATCCGGGAGATCAAGGGGCGCGGCTTGACGTGCTCGATCATCACGAACGGCTGGCGGCTCGAGGAGATGGCCCGCGACCTCGTCGAGGTCGGCATCGACTCGATCATGGTCTCCATCGACGGCACGCCCGGCGTTCACGACCGGATCCGGGGGCAGGCCGGCAGTTTTGAGCGCGCCGCGGCCGGCGTGAAAGCCGTGGCCCGCGTGCGCGCCGAGCTCGGCTCGGCCGTCCCGATGCTTCTCGCGATCCTGCCGATCACAGAACTCAACCTCGAGGACGTCGGGCCGGCGCTGGAAGCTCTCCAGAAGCTCCCGCTCGACACGGTCAACGTCGGGCTTCGCTGGTTCGTGTCCAAGGACACCGGCGCGGCGTACGAGAAGGTGATGACCGAGACCTTCGGCGTCACGGGCAGCTCCTGGAAGGGATTCGAGTTCGACGGCGAGGACTTCGCGTCCACGAAAGGGCGTCAGCTGACCCAGCTCGCGAAGCTCCTGAAGGGTCTTCGGCGCCGGCGCTTCCTCGACTCCACGCGAGGCCGCCCCTGGATTTCGTTCGTGCCCGACGTGCCCGCGGCAAGCCTGCCCGACTACTTCGCCGACGCGAGCAAGACCTTTGGCCACGACCTCTGTCCCGTGGCCTGGTACTTCGCCCAGGTCGAGCCGGACGGCGAGGTCTGCTTCTGCGGAGACTTTCCCGACTACGTCATCGGCAACGTGCGGAAGACGCCGTTCCGGGAGGTCTGGAGCGGGGAGCGCGCCCGGCTCTTTCGCGAGAAGCTCGCGAGAGAGCCGCTCCCCATCTGCAGCCGATGCTGCGGAAGCTGGGTCTATGGCGCGTGGACGCGCCCGGAATCGCTCCCGTCCTTCCAGAACCGGTAGAAGTTGAACCACTGCGTCGGGTGGGCGCGTACGACGCCCTCCAGGTCGGCGGCTACGCGGCTCATGATGCGGCGCGCGTCCTCCTCGGGGGAGAGCGATTCGTCGGCGGCAAGCGGCGCACCCCAGACGTTGAAGTACGAGCCGTCGGGGTTGCGCAGAAAGAAACCCGGGAGGATCTCGCACTTGCAGAAGCGAGCGAGGAGGGCCGGCGAACGCAGAAAAGGCGTGGCGCGGCCGAAGTAGGAGACGACCACCTGGTCCTCCGGATAGGCGCGGTCGACCAGCAGCGCCACGGCGCGCCTCGCCTCCACCGCCGAGCGCACCCGGAACGCCGTGGCCATCGAGGAGCCGATGTCGATCGACTCGACGCCGAGGCGAGCCCTCAGGCTCAGGCGCATTTCCTCGACATCCGGGTCGAGCTCCGGCTGGCCGACGACCGCCGGCGTCAACTCGTGCCCGCGCAGCGTCACGGCGCCCATCTCCCAGTTTCCGACGTGCCCGGTCACCAGGAGAAAGCCCCGGCCGTTCCGGCTTACCCTGGCCAGCATGGCGGCGTCCGCGTCGAACGACGTGATCTTCGGGACGAAGGCCTCGCTCCGCAGCCGCCAGACGTCGATCACGGACCTGCCGTACTCGAAAAACAGGCGACGCGCCAGGCGGCGCGCCGCGGTCTCCGAAACGCCGAGCGCGATGCGGAAGTTCGCGCGGGTGCCCTCGAGCGTTTCGCGCATGAGGATCATCGCAAGGCTGTTCACGACGAGCGAGATGCCGTGGAGGACCGGCAGAGGCAGCCAGCGGGTGCCGAACCTGAGCCCCTCGTACACGAAGCGGTTGGACAGGCCGTGCGTGACCCATTTTCTGCGGCCGCGTGGCGCGTCGTGAGCGGGCTCGGTCGGGCCGGCCCCCGACGTCGCTGGCTTCCGCATCGTCCCGCCCGTCAAGTCCGCGGAGACTCCCGGTAGCGCGTCAGCAGCCAGACGACGAGGATGGCCACGCCCGCACCGACGAAAAACGTTCGCGCGGGCGAGCCGGCGCTCGCGCCGAGCATGCGCGGCATCGCGAGCACGAGGACGACGCCGGCGACGAGCTCGACCGCGCCATGGACCGGAAACGGGATCACCTTGACGAGGCCGAGCGGAAAGCGCGTCAGAAGCGTCATCAGGAGATGGACGACTGCGAGCCCCCAGGCGACGGCGGCCACGTACCCGCCGAGACCGAAGAAGAACGGCGCGAGAAGGAAGACGCCTACGGTGACGAGATCGAGAAACCCATGGAGACGCGCGCTCAGGAGGTTCATGGACTCATTATCATCCGTCGCCGCCGAGGTCCTCTGTGGCTTTTTCGAGAGGCTTCGATCGCTTGTCCGGCACGCCGCGCTCATCCAGTGCGGCACGCACCAGATCGGGATTCATGGACTGTCGAAGCGCAACCGCCTCGGGATCATGGCGATTGCCGACGTTGGGCAGGTCGCGTCTCAACTCTTCCAGCAGGGCGATGAGTTTCGCGGCCTTCTGCTCGGTCAGGAGAGTCACCTTCAGGTCCAGGTGCGCCCGCTGTTCTTCGAGCCTGGCGAGCCTGTTCTGCCTGGACAGGACCACGGTCGCGGTCAACAACGCCCCCAGGCCGACGATCCCCTGCAGCCAGAAGAACGGCGCCGGGTCGATTTGAACCATGCCGAGCCCGCGCAATGCAACATTGACGACGACCCAGAGCGCGACGAAGGCCAGTATGAAGCCGAGAAAGAGAGGCTGCCCGACGAGGTGGCTGATGCGCTCGAGAAGCCGCTGCGAGGGCGACATCTTCTGCTCTTCACGCGCATAGAAATCCAGGACGGTCTCGATGTTCTGGCTGGTCTGGTCGCGTTCGGATTCGAATGGCGCGCCCTGATCGTCCGTCGGCGGCCCAGACGGGACGACTCCGGATCTCACTTCTCCGGCCACATGCCCGGCACCCGTGCCGCCTCCGTCTTTACCCGCGCCTGCTGTTCCAGTAATAGCCGCCGCCTCCGAACAGGAAGAGCAACACGACGATGATGAGGATGGTTTCCATGGTTTATCCCTCCCTTCTCGAGAGACACAGAGCACGAGCCGTGCCGGTCGAGTTACCGTGCGAAACAGGTGGAAACGACCGTCGAGAGCACTTTCCCTCGTCGTCGCCATCGCCGGTTCGGTAAGGATTGCAGCGGCCCTTGAAGCCGGGGTGCTCCGGTCACGCCACCGGGTACGACCCCGACCGGCAGGAGCGACCCATGGCTATCATTCCGTCCCATGGAAGAACGCAAGACTCCGATCCTCAAGACGTTTCCGTCGGTCTTCTGGGTCGCGAACGTCATGGAGCTGTTCGAGCGGGCGGCCTACTACGGGCTGAACTCCGTTCTCGCGGTTTACCTCTCGAACCCCGCGGCGAAGGGCGGCCTCGGGTTCCCGGAGCAGTCGGTCGGATTCCTGCAGAGCCTGATCTACGCCTGCAACTACGTCGTGCCCATCGCCGGCGGCGCGCTGGCGGACCGGTACGGCTACCGGCGGATGCTGCTCTTCGCGTTCGCGATGCTCTCGACCGGGTACTTCGCGGCGGGATACGTCACCTCCTACGGCGTCGTCTTCGCGGCCCTCCTCCTCATGGCGACGGGCGGCGGCCTCTTCAAGCCGATCATCTCGGGGACGATCGCGCGCTCGACGAACGACGAGAACTCCGGCTTCGGCTTCGGGGTCTACTACTGGATGATCAACGTCGGGGCGTTCCTCGCTCCGCTCGTCGTCAGCGTCCTCAAGGGTTTCTCCTGGCGCTGGGTGTTCATGGCCTCTTCGGCCTACTGCGCGCTCATGCTCCTGCCGGCGCTCTTCGCCTACAAGGAGCCGCCGCGGCCGGAGAACACGAAGAGCTTCGGCGACGTGGTCCGCGGAGCCGCCCTCGTCCTCGGGGACGCGCGCTTCATGCTGATGATCGTCGTTTACTCGGGCTTCTGGATTCTCTACTTCCAGAACTTCGGGTCGGTCCTCTGGTACCTGCGCGACTTCGTCGACGGGACGCCGGTCGACAGGCTCTTCGCCTCGTTCGGCATCACGCTCAAGTTCGACTCCGGAGCACGTGACGGTCATCAACGCCGGCACGATCATCCTCTTGCAGATCGTCGTCAGCCGGGTCGTGAAGAACGTGCGGGCGCTTCCGACCATGGTCTCGGGGATCGCCTTCGGCGCCGTCGGCTTCCTCTGCCTCGCCCTCTCGCGCAACGTCTGGGTCTTCATCCTCGGCCTCGCCGTCTTCTCGATCGGCGAGATGACCGCGCACCCGAAGTACTACAGCTACGTCGGGCTCGTCGCGCCCCAGGACAAGAAAGCCGTCTACATGGGCTACGCGTTCCTCTACGGCGTGATCGGCTCGCTCATCGGCTCGAGCCTCGGCGGCGCGATGTATGCCGCGTGGCTGAAGCCGCTCGTGGGGCAGGGCGGGACCGAGGCGGCTACGCGCGGGTTCTGGCTCGTCTTCGTCGTCCTCGACGTCGCGGCGATGATCGGCCTCGTCGCGTATGACCGCGTCTTCGCGGCGGACACTCCCGCCACGAACGAGAAGGCCCGGAAGGTCATGGTGGGCGTCTACGCGCTGCTGCTCCTCGTCGGCGCGGCGTTCCTCGTGCGGTCGCTCTCCGGCCCCGAGATGTCGCCGCGGACGCTCGTTCAGGCCGTCATCATGCTGGCGCTCGGCGGCGGCGGCATGGCCGTCAGCCTCAGGCGGAGGTAGCGCTCAGGCCGCGGTCGTCGAGATCGCGATCAGCCACTGCGCCGGGAAGTACGTGGCGTGGATGAGAGCCTGCGCGGCCGGGAATGGACGCCGGAATCGATTCCAGGCGAGGAGAGAGTCCGAGAGGACGAAGAGGGCGGCGCCGAGAAAGGCCTGAAGCGCTGAAGCCGCGTGAAGGTGCGCGGCCCGGCTGGCGGCCTGGCCGGCCATCACGAGAAGCAGCGCGACGTAGGCGACGACGTGCGGGCGCAGGCGCCGGGGGATGCCGGACCAGAGCGCGGGCAGGACGGCGCCGCCGGCGGCGAGGCAGAGGACGAAGGGCAGCGGCGGCGTGGCGAACGGGCTGTCCCGCGTGAACGCGAGGACGTAGCAGGCGTGCGCGAGAAGGAAGCTGAAAAGGCCCGACCGAAAGCGGTCGGCCGGAAACATGAGGAAGATGTCGCCGAGGAGGGAGAAGAAGAGGCCGCCGAGGATCGCCGTCGCGTAAGGAGAGGAGAAGCCGGAGGGCCCGGTGGCGACGAGGAGGAGCAGAAGGGCCGTGGCGAGAGGCTTGAAGACGTATACGAGGGACCGGCGGCCGAGAGCGTGGGCCGCGACCGTGACCGTTGCCGAGACGGCGAAGCCCAGGCTGCAAACGACAGGGAATGTCAGGAAGGCTCCTGCCGGGATTCTATTCGTAGTCCCTCGGTTTTCTCGTCGAGTCGAATCCCGCTCTGGCTCATTTGCCGTTGACACGCTTGGTATTCGGGCCTAGGTTGGGAGAACAAGACTGCGTCTCAAGTAAATCCGAAAAAAGGAGACCACCCGATGGTTCGACGTCTGTTCGTGTCTCTCGCGATCGTCCTCGTCTCGCTCTTCGCTGCGCCAGCCCAGGCGCAGGAGCAGCAGACCAATCCCGCCGGGATCTGGAGAATGACCTACTACCACGTGAAGCCCGGGAAGATGAACGACATGATGAAGGACCTTCGCGAGCACGCGAAGTCTTCGCTGGAGTTCTCCAAGAGCAAGGCGCGCATCAAGGAGTACAAGATCCTGACGAACCCGACTCCGGCGAGTCCGGAGGACTGGAACTACGCGATCGCGGTCCACTACGCGAACTGGGCGGCGTTGGATCCTAACGAGGCGTTCACGAAGGAGCAGGGCGAGTTCCTGGACAAGCACTATGGCTCGCGCGAGAAGCGCGACGCCGCCAACGCCCGGCGCCGGGAAATGCAGACGACGCTCCGCAGCGTGCTCGTGAACGAAGTCGAACTGAAGTAACCCTCACGTCGGCCGGGGCGGGCTCGGGCGGCGCCGGTTTTCAACGCGCCTTCGGGCCCGCTTTCCGCGTTCAGCGCTTCCGCCACCCCTTCGAGGGGCCGGCGTGGAAGAACTTCTCGGGCGTCATGACGCCGCCCTGCTTGAAGACGAGCCCGTCTTTCATGACGAACCGCACATCGCGCAGCGTGTCGACGTCCTCGAGCGGGTTCCCGCGCACCGCGATGAAGTCGGCCGCGAGGCCGGGCTTGATCGCGCCGCGCTCCTTCTCGACCTGGGCGCACGCGTGGCCCGTCGTCGTCATCGCCTTCAGGATCTCGGGCGCCGGGATCCCCGCGGCCTTCCACGTGAGGAGGAAGTTGATCGTCAGCTCGCCGCGGTTCATGTCGTTGCCGGTCTTGTAGTAATCCATGTCCGTCGAGAAGGTGACCTTGACGCCGTTCTTCCACGCGCTCTTGAGCTGCGCGGCGTTCTTCTCCATGCCGTCCTTCGTCCCGTGGTACGGGGTGAAGGGCGTGTCCGTGGAGGCGAGGAAGATGCCCTTCTGCGCCATCGCCTTGTGGTGCGCCTCCGTCAGCGCCATCCCGTGCTCGATCGACCAGAGCCCGGCCTCGATCGCGCGCGTTGCGCCCTCGGGAGTCTGGACGTGGCCCGCCACCTTGAGTCCGCCCTTGGCCGCTTCGGTGACGAAGAGCTTCATCTCGTCCACCGTGTAGCCCCACGGCTTGCAGTCCACGCAGATCTTGATGACCTTCGCGCCGAACAGCATGTTCTCGCGCACGGCCTTCACGATCTCGTCGGGCGTGTCGGCGTCGAGATACTCCGGGTAGACGATCCCGTGCTGCTTCGCCATCTCGGGCGTCGGCCAGAACTGCCCGCCCTTGCCGCCGATGATGAGGCCCGAGTTGATCATCGTCGGGCCCGGGATCCAGCCCTGGTCGATCGCGACGCGGTGCGCCGTGTCCGTGTAGAGCGCGTTGTTCCCGAGGTCGCGCACGACCGTGAAGCCGGAATTGAGGAGCTGGATCCCGTTCGACGCCGCCTGGATCGCGCGGAGCGGCGTCGAGTCCATCACGTACGTCAGGTAGTAATAGTCGTGCTCGGGGACGTCCTTGTACGTGAGGCCGAGGTGCGTGTGCGTGTCCACGAGCCCGGGCAGCACCGTGAGGTCCGAGAGGTCGATCACGGTCGCGCCCGCGGGGATCGCGAGGCCGGCGCCGACGGCCTTGATCTTCTCGCCCTCGACGAGGATGACCTGGTTCGTGGAGATCCTTCCGCTCTCGGGGTCCACGAGCCGCCCCGCCTTCACGGCCGTGATCAGGGGAGCCGCGGCGGGAGGCGTGGGCTGCTGCGCGGAGGCCCGCGCGGCGATGACGACCGACAGGGCGAGCGCAATCCGTGTCCGACGGCGCATGGCGTTCTCTCTTTCGCGCCGAGTCTAATCGTCCGTCCACCTGGCCGAAAACTCGCCTGGGCGGGACGAGCCCGTCACTTCGGCAGGGCGCGACGCCGGCCGCCAGCGGTTGAAGCAGCAGGACGATTCCGAGGAGGCGGAGACGAGCGTGACGGGAAGCGCGGCCGTCGTACTTAGGGTGCCGGCGGTGTTCCTCACGCGCCCTTCGGCACGCCAACTATTTCAGTTTCTTGATCTCATCTTCGACCTCTTTCGCCCCCTGGGCATAGAACGTCTTCTCTTCGGGGGCGAGCTCGTGGAGCAGTCTCAGAAACTCGCCGGCGTGGACACGTTCCTCGTCCGCGATGTCTTCGAGGACTTCGATGGCGAGCTTGTTGTCGGTCGACTCGGCCAGCTGCGTGTACATCTGGATCGCTTCGTACTCCGCGGCGACCATGAAGCGAATGGCACGAACCAGTTCCGCATCCGTGAGTTTCTTGCCGTGCGCCAGTCCGGAAAAAGGGGAGCCAAACTCTGGCATGACGTCTTCTTCCTGTCGTTAGTCCGCTACCTCTTGATGGCGTTGCCGAGACTCGTCACGGCGTCGCCGAGCATCCGGCCGGCCTTGCCGAACCCCTCCTGCACGGCGCCCGCGGCGCGCTGCAGGGAGCCCTCGTTCTCCATCTTCTTGTTGCCGGTGAGCTTCCCGACGGTCTCTTTGGCTTTCCCCTTCACCTTCTTCACTTTCCCGTGGAGTTCCTGCTTTTTCATGGGGTGTTCCTTTCTGCGACGGCGTGCCGATACGTTCGGCCGTCTTCCGGAAAGATAGGGAGCAGGGGCCGTGCCAGCCAGGGAGCCGCGCGGAACAGGCGCAGGCGACTGCCGGTGACACGTTCCGTCTCCGTCGCCAGGCCTGGTGCGGTACGAATTACAGCGGGGTTTGAAGCGGAGACAAGGGTGGCCCGCGGATTGCGGACAGAGTCATCGGATGGCAGCCGTGGACAAATATTCAAACGTCTTGGTCTTTGAACCGCCTGAGTGCCGGGAGCCTTGGTGAGCCCGTTCTACGATCTCGGCCGGCGGTGCGGCGGTCCTCTTCCGGCGGGGCGTACGTCCCGCGTCCCGTCGGCTGGCCCTCCACCGTCGGCCCCCGGGCGCGCCTTTGCGGAAGCAGGGTCTCAGGGAATTTCGCTCCGCCGGTTCGCGTGGCTGCTCGCACTCGGCGTCCTCGGGCTGGCCGGACCTCTCGCTCGGCGTGGGTGGGATCGCTCGCTTCCGGGCCGACGTCTCCCCGGCGGCTCCCGTTCAGAAGAGCGAGTCGGTCGTGACGAGGTAGATCGGCTTTCCTCCGCGATCGGGGAGCGCCACCTCGAAGCGGAGGATCTTCACGTTCGACGCGCGGGTCAGCTCCACGAGGATTCCCGCCCCGATGTCGCTGCGCCAGCCCTCGGTCGACGGCCCGACACGGGCGGCCCACGATTTCCCGGCGTCGGCAAACGCCGTGACGCCCAAGGCGGCGATGTGGAGCAGCTCGCCCGTGATGCGGTGCCGCCACTCCACGTTGGCAACGACCCGCGACGTGCCGTCGAACGTGTTCGGGTCGTAACCGCGCAGGCCCGTGTCGGCT
This Acidobacteriota bacterium DNA region includes the following protein-coding sequences:
- a CDS encoding CsbD family protein produces the protein MKKQELHGKVKKVKGKAKETVGKLTGNKKMENEGSLQRAAGAVQEGFGKAGRMLGDAVTSLGNAIKR
- a CDS encoding rubrerythrin; its protein translation is MPEFGSPFSGLAHGKKLTDAELVRAIRFMVAAEYEAIQMYTQLAESTDNKLAIEVLEDIADEERVHAGEFLRLLHELAPEEKTFYAQGAKEVEDEIKKLK
- a CDS encoding lysophospholipid acyltransferase family protein, translating into MRKPATSGAGPTEPAHDAPRGRRKWVTHGLSNRFVYEGLRFGTRWLPLPVLHGISLVVNSLAMILMRETLEGTRANFRIALGVSETAARRLARRLFFEYGRSVIDVWRLRSEAFVPKITSFDADAAMLARVSRNGRGFLLVTGHVGNWEMGAVTLRGHELTPAVVGQPELDPDVEEMRLSLRARLGVESIDIGSSMATAFRVRSAVEARRAVALLVDRAYPEDQVVVSYFGRATPFLRSPALLARFCKCEILPGFFLRNPDGSYFNVWGAPLAADESLSPEEDARRIMSRVAADLEGVVRAHPTQWFNFYRFWKDGSDSGRVHAP
- a CDS encoding amidohydrolase family protein, whose translation is MRRRTRIALALSVVIAARASAQQPTPPAAAPLITAVKAGRLVDPESGRISTNQVILVEGEKIKAVGAGLAIPAGATVIDLSDLTVLPGLVDTHTHLGLTYKDVPEHDYYYLTYVMDSTPLRAIQAASNGIQLLNSGFTVVRDLGNNALYTDTAHRVAIDQGWIPGPTMINSGLIIGGKGGQFWPTPEMAKQHGIVYPEYLDADTPDEIVKAVRENMLFGAKVIKICVDCKPWGYTVDEMKLFVTEAAKGGLKVAGHVQTPEGATRAIEAGLWSIEHGMALTEAHHKAMAQKGIFLASTDTPFTPYHGTKDGMEKNAAQLKSAWKNGVKVTFSTDMDYYKTGNDMNRGELTINFLLTWKAAGIPAPEILKAMTTTGHACAQVEKERGAIKPGLAADFIAVRGNPLEDVDTLRDVRFVMKDGLVFKQGGVMTPEKFFHAGPSKGWRKR
- a CDS encoding radical SAM protein; protein product: MSFSRGLKLAGFARRHLGRMARGRREVTRHLSAPGAGNLPMPTFVQLRVTNLCNLRCKMCGQWGDTGIYRAGADVGVSDGERERNRIRELIGLSRQMALADYVRLLDELAPSQPIISLFGGEPLLYPDILPLIREIKGRGLTCSIITNGWRLEEMARDLVEVGIDSIMVSIDGTPGVHDRIRGQAGSFERAAAGVKAVARVRAELGSAVPMLLAILPITELNLEDVGPALEALQKLPLDTVNVGLRWFVSKDTGAAYEKVMTETFGVTGSSWKGFEFDGEDFASTKGRQLTQLAKLLKGLRRRRFLDSTRGRPWISFVPDVPAASLPDYFADASKTFGHDLCPVAWYFAQVEPDGEVCFCGDFPDYVIGNVRKTPFREVWSGERARLFREKLAREPLPICSRCCGSWVYGAWTRPESLPSFQNR
- a CDS encoding DUF1003 domain-containing protein translates to MRSGVVPSGPPTDDQGAPFESERDQTSQNIETVLDFYAREEQKMSPSQRLLERISHLVGQPLFLGFILAFVALWVVVNVALRGLGMVQIDPAPFFWLQGIVGLGALLTATVVLSRQNRLARLEEQRAHLDLKVTLLTEQKAAKLIALLEELRRDLPNVGNRHDPEAVALRQSMNPDLVRAALDERGVPDKRSKPLEKATEDLGGDG
- a CDS encoding lysoplasmalogenase; the protein is MSTANEPERDSTRRENRGTTNRIPAGAFLTFPVVCSLGFAVSATVTVAAHALGRRSLVYVFKPLATALLLLLVATGPSGFSSPYATAILGGLFFSLLGDIFLMFPADRFRSGLFSFLLAHACYVLAFTRDSPFATPPLPFVLCLAAGGAVLPALWSGIPRRLRPHVVAYVALLLVMAGQAASRAAHLHAASALQAFLGAALFVLSDSLLAWNRFRRPFPAAQALIHATYFPAQWLIAISTTAA